In Dysgonomonadaceae bacterium zrk40, one genomic interval encodes:
- a CDS encoding sugar phosphate isomerase/epimerase: MTFDRRKFLRTTLAGTAALAAAGCGSFAAAKTEESATTNKAMLNISFQEGTAPGETLNEKFDFMETHGVTGFEPHGKPMLARLQEMKDALRGRNIKVSAVCAGFDGFILSTDPAIRKQCRDSMAQLIAAAGELNSTGVIIVPAFNNQLPVMPHTQETRDFLCEQFDEMGTLAQQHGTTVIFEPLNRKEAFYLRQVADAASICRDINNPGVKCMGDFWHMTWEENSDMAAFLSAGDHLQHVHVASRKRRSMPGEDGDADNYVDGFRGLKMLGYDKYVSFECGCQGDREVVVPAALDLLRKQWDEA; encoded by the coding sequence ATGACATTCGACAGAAGAAAATTTCTCAGAACTACCCTCGCCGGGACGGCAGCGCTCGCCGCGGCGGGGTGTGGCTCTTTTGCCGCCGCCAAAACGGAAGAGAGTGCAACAACCAACAAGGCGATGCTGAACATCTCCTTTCAGGAGGGCACGGCACCCGGTGAGACGCTGAACGAGAAGTTCGATTTCATGGAAACACACGGTGTGACCGGCTTTGAACCGCATGGTAAACCAATGCTGGCTAGGCTGCAGGAGATGAAAGATGCTCTCAGGGGGCGCAACATCAAAGTCAGTGCTGTCTGTGCAGGCTTCGACGGCTTTATTCTCTCCACCGATCCGGCCATACGCAAGCAGTGCCGGGACTCCATGGCCCAGCTGATCGCTGCTGCCGGTGAACTGAACTCGACCGGCGTGATCATCGTGCCTGCCTTTAACAACCAGCTACCGGTGATGCCCCACACGCAAGAGACACGCGACTTCCTTTGTGAGCAGTTCGATGAGATGGGTACTCTTGCCCAACAGCATGGAACCACGGTGATTTTTGAACCGCTAAACCGCAAGGAGGCGTTTTACCTCCGTCAGGTGGCCGACGCCGCCTCCATCTGCCGCGACATCAACAACCCCGGTGTGAAGTGCATGGGTGATTTCTGGCACATGACATGGGAGGAGAACAGCGACATGGCTGCCTTTCTCTCGGCCGGCGACCACCTGCAACATGTACATGTGGCTAGTCGCAAGCGTCGCAGCATGCCGGGTGAGGATGGGGATGCCGACAACTATGTAGATGGTTTCAGGGGCCTCAAGATGCTGGGTTACGACAAGTATGTAAGCTTTGAGTGCGGGTGCCAGGGCGACCGTGAGGTGGTTGTACCTGCAGCTCTCGATCTGCTGCGCAAGCAGTGGGATGAGGCTTGA